The genomic interval CTGTGAACTGTGTGAAATGTTTGAGTCACTATATTTGCGACATTTCTGCGAGCAAAAAGATCTTTTGTGCAAATTTAAGtgtcttcaaatatttttatagaaatgaaGAATACACTGTTGTTTTATTTCAACCCTGTCTTTTGTTAATTCTTATGGACAGGTAAACATATGGCTTAATTTTAAACATCAAAGGATAATCGTGTTTGTAGAGGTCTGAGAAAGTTTTACGAATTTTGTTCCCAACCTTCCGTTCCCAATAAAAAAAGGGAGGGatcgagaaaaaaatgtttggtttttgTTTTGAAGAGCTTTTCGTTAATAAGAATGTAATAACCAAAGTGAAACGAGTGAAATAAGCAAAGTTCGCGACCGTTCTCCCGAAGTTTTCAAAGTAAAGTTTCACACGATGGAAGGTAAATATATCTTCGATGGAGAGAAGGAACGTACATGCGAGTGATAAGTGATAAGTGTTTGCCTTGCACGACGAATTTTAAAAAGTAGAATTAAACTGTATTAAAGTTATACCGAATTATTCATTCTGATGCACTTTGTTCTATGCAGTCAGAAATCGTGGAAGCTGTAACCCATTTGTACAAAACttctgtttaaaaattttgatagTTCGTATAACATAAAGCAATCAATTTCtatcaatttttctataaatgcttAAAGTTCGTAGTCTGCATATAATAGTGTTCGAAATCCACATTTTTAAAAGACACGATTGATTCTATCGTTATCAATTTACCACAAAAAACACTTGGCATCCGAAATAGGAACGTGTTTTTCGTAAAAAAATCAGTAGTTTAATATATGTAGATACTCAAAATCACCTAATCTCTGTGTCGTACGATCACGTCCGATAAACGAGATAACGACTATCATAATTTTCTCTAAAGTGGCCGAGAAAATTAATCGTGGGATTAACTGTTCTAACACCGTTGCATTCTTCGTTCCGGAATAGACGCTTTTTTAGGAAGTGATTGCAACACAACAATTGCATCGCTGACTCAATTTATTGCGCGTGCAATTTATTTGCAATTTGTCGCAAAAATCTAGCGAATCGTTAATAACGGAACGGAATTTTCAACAAAAACCGAACGAAGAAAAGATTTCTTTTTGATGAAACCGTGAAGAGGATCTCGATAAAATTCCAGGAGATTTGACGTTTTTCTGAGTGTCTCTCAATTATGTAACTCGTTGGCTCAAGTGGGTATTTGTTCAATGGCTGAAATGTTTAACAAAAACACCATATGACATCGTGGATAATTTCATTAAATACATACACCTGACCATATACGTTTGCAAATCGGTATCTGAAGAAAATGAATATAAACGAAGGTAAAATGGCGCAGACATTCCAGTTTTTGCTGAAACCTTGAGGACTTCTTCTGACGATCCTGAAGAGGAATCTGCGATTTAAATTCGCGTGCGAATCGAGAACTGGACTGTAAATATTCTTTTCTTAATTGTATCCCAACTTTGTTTAGCGTCGCTCAATTTACTTTTTATTTAACCTACTCTGCGAACATTATTTCTTTCCACTTCTTTCACAGATTGTCCTTTGAATTATtcctttaagaattttttaaatattatccTGCTGGCTAATTTTTAGTGCCACTTTGATGTacgtataaataatattaacatTCTCAACGAATTTTCCAGTTTGCAGAACTGGGCAAGTATTTAGGAAACGAGTCAATTTACGTTACTTACGGCCGATGTTTAATTAAACTTTGACAGTACTCCCAAATTATTTTGATGACTAGTGGATTGAACAGTATCTTTCGCATTTTTCATCTCGAACATAGATTCGGTAAAAGTGGAGACTTTTATTCTGAGTCTTGAAAATAAGGAAACAAGAAAGAAATATTGCACAATTCACTGATGCTCGCGAGTAAGAACAATTTTGTTTCTAATCAGCTGTGGCTAGGATAAAACGACTGGAAGAtagagaaaattttgaaaaaattggatGCAATTAATTGGAAGGCTTTGTGTTCTTTTGTGTCGCTAGTCTCCATTGTTGCAGACAGAAAAAATTCGctgcaaaattataaaaataagtagaaaatAGGCACAAGTGTAGAACTACTTAGGGACGTTTACAAAGCTAATAAAGATCTGGAAATAGCTACTCGGGGGAATCGAAGTAGGCGTAGGTTTCGCAACGAACGAATCAAAAGATGAATTCTAAAACATAATAACCGGCAGTGCGAACCAAAAGCCGTCCACAAACCGTGTATCAGCAACTTATCATCGGTGCTGTGCCTCGAGTGGTTGACCATTGTTCCCATAAAACCTATAAAAGAAGCGACACCGAGACGCGCAAGCCGAGAAGCGTGAGAATTACGGAAGTGATAATCAAGCAGCAAAAGCAACAATGGTCGCCGCCCCGCCTTCGTTCGCGTTGTGTTCGTTCAAAATTATATTGTTTATACCGTCTGAGATCGACATCGGAAAGTATTCTAACAGACTTTCTTTACAGTCTACCCAACCCTGCTCACGACCTTGATGCAGGCCAATTACACGATCTTCCCGGACGATGCTGGAGTATCACACTTAATCAAGATCGACTACCAACCACTCACTCTTCTGGAAATTAATGATTTGGCATCCGATGTGAACACCATCACTTTCACGCTCTATACACGGTTCGAAACAGTTTTCAGATTATTACttcaaattttattgaaaatcttTTATTTACTGGAAGACAGGCTTGAGAGCCCAGGCTTCTTTATcaagtttcaattttaaaaattcattggtCAATATTAGACAAGAgaagtaataataaatataggGCTTTGTTAATTTTGATATTCATAATCATGCAGATCCGAAGGAACTAATTACACAAGCTTAGTTAACATTATTAAAAGTACGTCGATTTAATTCATAATATTCAGTTTTAGAAATGTTCAATTGAAAATTTGGTCTCTAAATCTGTAAATTTATATTTGTGCACATTGAATGGGAGATTCGCTGAATTTAGAAGAAACAGGGCCTCCTTCATTTGATTTTGTTTAaagttttcatttcattttatctcgtctatccaataaaaatacaattcatCGTCATACAATATCAAAATTGAATGATGCATTAAAACCGTAAAAAATCAAGGCACAAAAAGGAATTGCTGTTGAATTTCAGACGAAACCCAACAAACGGTCAAGCTCTGAGGCTAGACGACCCGAAGAGCGTACAGGCGAGCAACTGGAACGGGAATAGGGCAACGATAGTCGTCGCTCATGGTTGGAAGAGCGCTGGAACAAAACCAGCCTGCACTCTGGTTCGCGATGGTAACACAAAATGATCTCCACCCGCGAAACAGTGACTCACACGTTTGTTCGCAGAAAACtaaattttccaattttatcCTGAATGTTGAAACGAACACGTGTtgtgtaacaatttttatacgGGAAGTGCACAAATGTGCGAGTCACTGTAATCTCATGTATCGAGTTTCCAGGATTGGATCaccaaaaaatgattttttttccaGCTTTCTTAAAGGTTCTAGACTGTAACGTGATCGTCGTCGATTGGAGCACAATAGCTAAGAACGTGAACTATGCCTCAGTGGCGAAGAGTGTACCTGCAGTGGCCGATCGTGTGGCCAATTTTGTCAATTTCCTGCGGTCGAAGTCGGGCCTGAAGACGTCGTCATTGAAAATGATCGGGCACTCTCTCGGTGCTCATGCTATGAGCCTAGCAGCGCGGAAAGTGTCGAAAACTAGCCAGGTTGCTGAAGTTATTGGTGGGTACAAATTCCACTAATCGAAACCTTtctattttcaatcattttgttTATGAAGTTCTTGCCAacacatttgtgacatttttccgattaaaacgagtccaaacacgacaccgttCGAAGCATATTTGCTTGCtcaatccacgatttagtagaacctcgattatccgaaccgatatccAAATTCTCCATTTTTTCAATCTAAAGCAATCGATACACAACACGATTCGTTGTATGAATCAGTAACGATTCAATTCAACAATGTAGGGATTTAATTATTCTATTCCACCAattcgttcggataatagaggttctactaaatcgcgGATTAAGCAAGTCACTTtaatccaaattgtatcgtgtttggtatcattttaatccgaAAAGCgtcacgaatgtgttggtaaaagttttacaAGCAAAACCGTTGtaaacaaaaaagttt from Halictus rubicundus isolate RS-2024b chromosome 2, iyHalRubi1_principal, whole genome shotgun sequence carries:
- the LOC143362936 gene encoding pancreatic triacylglycerol lipase, translated to MVAAPPSFALFYPTLLTTLMQANYTIFPDDAGVSHLIKIDYQPLTLLEINDLASDVNTITFTLYTRRNPTNGQALRLDDPKSVQASNWNGNRATIVVAHGWKSAGTKPACTLVRDAFLKVLDCNVIVVDWSTIAKNVNYASVAKSVPAVADRVANFVNFLRSKSGLKTSSLKMIGHSLGAHAMSLAARKVSKTSQVAEVIALDPAKPMFENNGPNDRVDRTHARNVQVVHTCAGLLGMNNAVGTSDFYANGGRNQPGCNNDMLGACAHGRSYEFYSESVKNSRGFPGTPQKGGAVAYMGGPTLDSRAHGSYDFKTGDHPPFTIGH